Genomic window (Salvelinus fontinalis isolate EN_2023a chromosome 3, ASM2944872v1, whole genome shotgun sequence):
GgcagcggtgtgaacaggcagtggcttgggtggttacCGTCCCCGATGATCACCCTGGCCCtcctgtaggtgtcatggagggcaggtagtttacccccGGCCATGCGTTGTGTAGACCGCACCacactctggagagccttgtggttgagggcgttgcagttgctgtaccaggctgtggtacagcccgacaggatactctcgattgtgcacctgtaaaagtttgtcagggttttgggtgacaagccaaatttcttcagcctcctgaggttaacctgtctaggatgagggtgccgctagcggcactccccccccacccccactgaaaaaccagtgccgcgaaattcaaaaaaaatattttttttaaatatttaactttcacacattaaagtccaatacagctaatgaaagacacagatcttgtgaatccagccaacatgtccgatttttaaaatgttttacagggaagacacaatatgtaaagatgtacatctattacctaaaaaaacattagcataatccaccatcttttatttgtccaccaacaccagtagctatcaccaattcggctaaactaagatatttatagcccctaaccaagaaaaaaactcatcagatgacagtctgataacatatttatggtatgggataggttttgttagaaaaaagtgcatatttcaggtagatggcataggttacaattgcacccaccgtcacaaatggactagaaaaactacatagagcaacgtgtttacctacttactaatcatcaaacatttcgtaaaaatacacagcatacactaatcaaaagacacagatcctgtgaataagagacaatatttcagattttctaagtgtcttacagcgaaaacacaatacatcgttatattagcatagcacatagcacatagcagcccagcattgattctagccaaagtgagcgataacgtcaacatcgccaaaatatattaattttttcactaaccttctcagaattcttcagatgacactcctgtaacatcatattacacaatccatatagagtttgatcgaaaatgtttatatttagccaccaaaatcatggttagacaatgtgaaatgtagcccagctggtgagaaaatgtccgtgcgccatattagacagtgatctactcttatacataaatactcataaacgtgactaaaaaatatagggtggacagggattgatagacaatttaattcttaatacaatcgcggaattacatttttttaattatccttacttttcaatacagtttgcgccaagcgaagctacgtcaaaaaacatggcgtcctaagccactaacatttttcgacagaaacacgatttatcataataaaaatttcctactttgagctgttcttccatcagtatcttgggcaaaggatcctttcttgggtctaatcgtcttttggtggaaagctgtcctcttgccatgtggaaatgccaactgcgttcgggatgaactggaagcgtgcccagcaattcacagcgtttcagaaataaatgtcccaaaatcgcactaaacggatataaattgctataaaacgctttaaattaactaccttatgatgtttttaactcccataacgagtagaaacatgaccagagtaatattactccctccactaatgcttggaacaagtgcgggtcgatgtcctcaaGGCGCATTatgcagcaagaaaagagttcctagctacagggttttttaatttgtagtgcctgtgaacgcgcaatcgaccccattcaaatcgtcatcacgtaaaggcatccaggggaagacgtaagcagtgtccgtatactcatagcaataactgcggccttttaactgactccagatcaggggccaaaatttctgaaatctgactccatgtcagggaaattgctgtagaatgacttctgttccacttagagacaaaatttcaactcctatagaaactatagactgttttctatccaataataataataatatgcatattgtacgatcaagaattttgtgggaagccgtttcaaaaattacacgattagcataaatagtgacaacagcgcccccatcctcaacaggtttttaaagaggcgctgttgcgctttcttcaccacgctgtctgtgtgggtggaccattccagtttatctgtgatgtgtacgccgaggagcTAGAAACgttccactttctccactgctgtcccttcgatgtggatagggggtgctccctctgctgtttcctgaagtccacaatcatctcctttgttttgttgacattgagtgagaggttgttttcctgtcaccacactccgagtgccctcatcAAGCCCtcatcaagcccactactgttgtgtcgtctactaacttgatgattaagttggaggcatgcatggccactcagtcgtgagtgaacagggactacagtaagggggctgagcacgcacccttgtgggtccccagtgttgagggtcaggggagtggagatgtttcctaccttcaccacctgggggcgacccgtcagaaagtccaggacccaattgaacagggcggggttgagacccagggcctccagcttgatgatgacttTGGATGGtactgtggtgttgaatgctgagctgtagtcaatgaacagccttcttacataggtattcctctggtccagatgggatagggcagtgtgcagtgtgatggcgattgcatcttctgtggacctgttggggcggtatgcaaactgaagtgtgtctagggtggctggtaaggtggaggtgatatgatccttgactagtctctcaaagcacttcatgatgacagaagtgagtgctaggggggggtagtcatttagttcagttatctttgccttcttgggcacaggaacaacGGTGGCCATCCCGAAGCACGTGGGTACAGCAGACCGGGACAGGGAGCGACCGAAGACGTCTGCAAACACAcccgccagctggtctgcacatgctctgaggacgcggctagggatgccgtctgggccagcagccctgCGAGGGCCAACAAGCCCAAATCCTGGCCAACAAGCCCAAACGTTCCACGCACGTCGGACACAAAGAACGTCCTTGTAAGTGGGCCACgatggtggcactgtattatcctcaaagcgggcaaagaaggtgccCAGCCCGTCCGGAAGtgtgacgtcggtgtccgtgacgtggctggccCTCTTCccgttgtcacaccctgatctgtttcacctgtctttgtgattgtctccacccctttccaggtgtctcccatattccccattatcccctgtgtatttatacctgtgttctctgtttgtttgttgccagttcgtcttgtttgtcaagtcaaccagcgtttttgtgtctcagcttctgcttttcccagtctttctttttctcgccctcctggttttgacccttgcctgtcctgactctgagcccgcctgcctcaccactctgcctgcccctgatcctgagcctgcctgccgacctgtatcTTTGCGCcatctctggattattgacctctgcctaccctgaccctgatcctgcctgagcctaccctgaccctgagcctgcctgccgtccggttccattgccccacctctggtttactgacccctgcctgctttgacctgtctattgcctgcccctgttggattattaaaccattgttatttcgatgttgtctgcatctgggtcttaccttcatacctgacaGTACGAattggccatgactgacccagcagacccggGCCAGTTGCACaatgccatctcctcccaaggagcctccATTGGTGGGCACAAGGAATTGCTTCATGGTCTAGGTGGTCTTGGAGGGGGTCCAAACGTTGGCTGAGTGCCATGACCGGGTGTTGGACATgctgctggagcaattccgcagGTTGTCTGGGGGGCAGCCTGCCACGGTGGTAACCCTGCCGCCACTCAGTAACTCTGCGGTTGGCAGCACTGCACCACCAGCCACTCCACCTTCCCGGGAGCCCCGTTTACCTCTCCCAAAACACTTTAACGGAGAGCCGAGCACCTGTCGGGCGTTTTtagctcagtgtgccctcatTTTCGCAATTCAGcactcctccttcccctcggatGGCTCCAAGATAGCCTACCTCATCATGCTGATGTCAGGGAGGACTCTCACCTGGGCTACCGCAGTATGGAAACAACAGCTGGCCATGTGCGTGAGTCTGGAGGGGTTCGTGGGAGAGGTAAGGAAGGTTTTTGATGCTACGTTCTtcgggagagaggctgcccggaagCTAATCCAGCTCAGGCAGGACGCCCGCAGAGTGGCCGACCATGCAGTGGATTTCCGCACTTGGCAGCGGAGAGTGCTTGGAACCAGGAAGCACTGTTCGACTATTCCTGCACGATGTCTCGGAGGAGGTTAAGGACGAGCTTTTTGCTCGGGAGTTACCCACGGATCTTGACTCCCTCATCGCTTTGACCATCCGCATTGATGGGCGATTGCGGGAACGACGGTCGGAGAGGAAATTCAACTTTGCTCGCACGTCCAGGGATTCCACCTCGCCTTGAGAAATCCTGGAAGTCCCCGATGGTCCCATTGCCGAGAGCACCCGAGGTTTCCCGACCTTCCTCGAGAGTCACCGAAGACGGCCGAGGCACTATTTCCCGAGCAtatgcaactaggcagagctgGGCTGTCGCCAGCGGAATGGCAACACAGGATCAACACAAGGAGCTGTCTGTGTTGCGGGACTTTTGGTAATTTTGTGTCCTTTTGCACGgtaaaagaccaggctcatcGGGAGGAGCAACTACACTGGTGGGCCATATGGAGAACCTTTCTGCTTCCCTTCCTCACCCCTTTTCATGTCATTCTGCTGTTGGGAAACCAGTCCAAATCTCTCCGGGTCCTCGTTGACTCTGGGGCCGGTGAGAGCTTTTTGGATACCACACTGGCTTCCGAGCTGAACATCCCcgctcagcccctctccattcccatggatgttagagcCCCGGACGGGCGCTTTATAGGTTGGGTCACCCATAACACCACTCACATCAACTTACATGTGTCAGGGAATCCCAGTGAGACCATTCAAGTCCCCCCAGATTCCCATGGttttgggattctcctggctccagtGACACAATCCCCTCATCAACTGGTCTATGGGTGTGATCATTGTCTGAAGTCGATGCAGCCTGCCCAGGGATGTCTTCCTGGAGGCTCGGAAGTTGCTCTAGACCTCTCCGCCATTCctgcggagtaccaggacctctggGAGGTGTTCAGCAAGTCCCGGGCCTCTTCCCTTCCGCCGCACCGCCTAAATTGGAGACTCCCTAACTACAGCATTTATccgtccctcttcctctcccgttGGCGCAGGTTTCTTCTTCATGGAGAAAAAGGACAAGACCATGCGCCCGTGCATTGACCAGGGACTCAATGACATTACTGTGACATTACCGCCATCACTCATTTCCTCAGCCTTTgagccgctccagggggccactgttttctccaagctggatctacgaaacgcctaccacctggtgcggatacgaGCCTTCAACACGACCAGTGGCCACTACGAATATCTGCTCATGCCCTTTGGCCTCACCAATGCCCCTGccgtgttccaggctctggtgaaTGATGTTCTCCACAACATGCTGAACCGGTTCGTCTTCatctacattgatgacatcctcgTCTTCTTCTGCTTCTCCCAAGGCCAGGCTCTCGTCGGACCCTGGCCTTCGTgcgacaacgcttttggtggcctactatGGTTCCGGATGTTGCCGTGTTTGTCACCGCATGCACGGTCTGCGCACAGAACAAGACTCTTCGGTAAGCTACGGCTGGTCTTCCCCAaccactgcctgtccctcaccgtccctggtcCCATATATCCCTGGATTTCATAACGGATCTCCCTCCGTCTGAGGACAACACTGCCATCCTGACAGTGGTCGACCGGTTTTCCAAAGCTGCCAACTTCATTCCTCTCccggtggacatggtctccgCAGTTCTCGTCCcagttctggaaggcattctgcacgTTCATTGGGTCgccggccagcctgtcctccggatTCGACCCCCAGTCCAACGGCCAGTCAGAGCGAGCCAACCAGGACTTAGAGACGACTCTTCGCTGCCTAGTCTCCGCCAACCCTACCATCTAgagtcagcaactggtgtgggtTGAGTATACTCGCAACACCCTTCCTTGCTCTGCCACGGGTTTCTTGCCCTTCGAGTGTTCCTTGGGATATCAGCCTCCGCTCTTCCCCGAGCAAGAGGAGGAGGTCAGCTATCCCTCTGCCCAGATGTTCATCTGTCGccatacctggaagagagcccttCTGTTGAAGACCACTTCCAGGTATAGACGACAAGTGGATTGCCACTGGACCCCAGCTCCATGCTGTTGGATCGGGCAGAGCGTATGGCtctccagccgggacctgccgctTCGAGTGGAGTCCCGTAAACTTTCCTCCCGTTTCATCGGTCCGTTCCCCATCTCTAGAGTCATTAGCCCCACTGCTGTTTGTCTTTTGTCTTTTTTGTACCCTCCGTATTCACCCTACTTTCCATGTGTCTAGGATCAAGCctgtgtctcacagccctttgtcttctgtttccaGGCCCAACCCGCCTCCCAGTGTCATCGATGGCCATCCGGCATACACAGTGAGATGCCTCCCGAGTGTTCGACCacggggcaggggtttccagtacctagttgactgggagggttatgaaCCGGACAAGAGGTGCTGGGCTTtgtatgcattgcggaagttagagtagcagtgatcgagtGTATTACCCCCGTGAGtactgcaatcaatatgctgatagaatttcggtagccttgttctcaaatttgctttgtcaaAATCCCCAgccacaataaatgcagcctcaggacatatggtttccagtttacatagagtccagtgaagttccttgagggccgttgtggtgtctgcttgagggggaatgtacacagctgtgatgataaccgacgagaattctcttgggaggtaatatggtcggcatttgactgtaaggaattctaggttgggtgagcagaaggacttgagttcctgtatgttgttatgattacaccatgagtcgttaatcatgaggcatacacagagaggtgtttatctctgttggcgcgatgcatggagaagctaggtggctgaaccgattccaacaacatatcccgagagagccacgTTTCCGTGAAAcggagaatgttacaatctctggtgtctttctggaaggcaacccttgcttgaATTCTGCCtgccttgttgtcaagagactggacattggctagtAGTATACTCAGGAGCGGTGAGTGATGtgcacgtctacggagcctgaccaggaggcatCTCTGTCTGCACCGTTGTTCTGCGTCGGCTTCTGGtattagatccattgtcctgggtggtggtccaaacagagaatccacttcgggaaagtcgtattcctggtcgtaatgttggtaagttgacgtcgctcttatattccatagttcttcccggctgtatgtaataagacttaacaTTTCctgggtaacaatgtaagaaataatacataaaaaaaaaaaaatactgcatagtttcctaaggactcgaagcgaggcgaccatctctgtcggcgccatttgaggttttctctctctgtctgtctgtctgtctgtctgtctgtctgtctgtctgtctgtctgtctctcactctctctctcacacacacacacacgcacacgcacacacacacacacacacacacacgcacacacacacacacacacacacacacacacacacacacacacacacacacacacacacacacacacacacacacacacacacacacacacacacacacaccagtcaccCAGTCAAAACTATATCGCACCAGACAGATGAAATAATAAGAACAGCTAGAATAGTTCAGTTCACATAGTACCAAAAcagatgcgtcccaaatggacgttccctttatagtgcactcatTTTGACCACAGCACAACTGTATGTTATGGATGACTGAGATGGAACCCACACACCAATGAAAAGGTCTTGATTTGGTCTTCGCCATGCCTCAATAAGCACTTGTGCCACAACACTGTCAGGCTCATTGAGGTGAACGTGTGGAGCTTTTAAGATGAGCACGAACCACACACTACTTCTCCTTCCCATTCATCTTCTCTTGGTTGGTTGATTCTCAGGTTGGATGATTGTGGACCACCTCTGGATAAACGAGATAAAAAGCTTTCTTGCTCTCTCAATCAACAGGAACGACCCTGCCCCCTGCcccctgccaccccccccccccccccccccacacacacacacacacacacacacacacacacacacacacacacacacacacacacacacacacacacacacacacacacacacacacacacacacacacacacacacacacacaccccacactcCCCTCACATCCCAGTCAGGGTGTTCCATTAAAACCAGTTGCACTTGTGGTTTATGGTCAGAGCGGAGGGTAATGTAAGCTGACACCGAGATGCCATGATTACTGAGACTTTGCTGTTGCTGCAATCTGTAAGCCAGATGAGCCCCAGCCTCTCGCTCCTTTCCTCACTATCATCACGTTCTACTCCCACTAGACCTGTGAGTTTCTTCCATCCTTCTCAACtgctgctgcagagagagagagaaagggaaagggggggacgGTTTGTTTGAAGGAGTGAGCTGGTGTAGCCActgcagagagaaggaaagagggagggagggatggaggtagggagg
Coding sequences:
- the LOC129838269 gene encoding uncharacterized protein LOC129838269 produces the protein MPRRTARSWTTYGRNGRFGGGSQWSRHGSTKHSPAGDEDEGLPGYGTKDYSNVDPWKGAVRRLEAVQCGPMGVGSVWRGLSRNQACVWMTMGQGDIWTSRRRTFSVQTNMDHLERTTVAIPKHVGTADRDRERPKTSANTPASWSAHALRTRLGMPSGPAALRGPTSPNPGQQAQTFHARRTQRTSLPNPPPSVIDGHPAYTVRCLPSVRPRGRGFQYLVDWEGYEPDKRCWALYALRKLE